The following is a genomic window from Babesia bovis T2Bo chromosome 4 map unlocalized Chr4_1, whole genome shotgun sequence.
tctgaccacgagaccgttgagcctatagtctctgaccacgagagtgtatccagcggtagcgagtctgaggaagaggtttctgaaattccatctgaccacgagaccgttgagcctacagtctctgaccacgatagtgtatccagcggcagcgagtctgaggaagaggtttccgagattccatctgaccacgagaccgttgagcctatagtctctgaccacgagagtgtatccagcggcagcgagtctgaggaagaggtttccgagattccatctgaccacgagaccgttgagcctatattctctgaccacgagagtgtatccagcggtagcgagtctgaggaagaggtttccgagattccatctgacgagagtgtatccagcggtagcgagtctgaggaagaggtttccgagattccatctgaccacgagaccgttgagcctatagtctctgatcacgagagtgtatccagcggcagcgagtctgaggaagaggtttctgaaattccatctgaccacgagaccgttgagcctatagtctctgaccacgagagtgtatccagcggcagcgagtctgaggaagaggtttccgagattccatctgaccacgagaccgttgagcctatagtctctgaccacgagagtgtatccagcggcagcgagtctgaggaagaggtttctgaaattccatctgaccacgagaccgttgagcctatagtctctgaccacgagagtgtatccagcggtagcgagtctgaggaagagtTATCTGAGATTTCTTCagacgagagtgtatccagcggcagcgagtctgaggaagagtTATCTGAGATTTCTTCagacgagagtgtatccagcggcagcgagtctgaggaagaggtttctgaaattccatctgaccacgagagtgtatccagcggcagcgagtctgaggaagaggtttccgagattccatctgaccacgagaccgttgagcctatattctctgaccacgagagtgtatccagcggcagcgagtctgaggaagaggtttccgagattccatctgaccacgagaccgttgagcctatattctctgaccacgagagtgtatccagcggcagcgagtctgaggaagaggtttccgagattccatctgaccacgagaccgttgagcctatagtctctgaccacgagagtgtatccagcggcagcgagtctgaggaagaggtttctgaaattccatctgaccacgagaccgttgagcctatagtctctgaccacgagagtgtatccagcggcagcgagtctgaggaagaggtttccgagattccatctgaccacgagaccgttgagcctatagtctctgatcacgagagtgtatccagcggcagcgagtctgaggaagaggtttccgagattccatctgaccacgagaccgttgagcctatagtctctgaccacgagagtgtatccagcggtagcgagtctgaggaagaggtttccgagattccatctgaccacgagaccgttgagcctgAAGGAACTATGCGTGATGTGGATTCACAAACCTCAAATATGGAGTCAGACAAGCATGTGGATAACGAGTCTATGTTAAGTCCGACAATTCGTTTCCCAACATTAATTGGCGACTCACATGGTCATTCTCCTATTGTTAACGACTCTCATGTTTCTGATGGTGAGGTTGGAACGGATGGTTTGTTCGATGTAGGTGTAACCGTCAACCATTACTACGCGAATGATGGTGAAGGAAACGCTTTATCTATTCCTGGCAAATCGGTTACCATTAACCATTATCATCATCAGGTGACAGACGGGGAAACCAAACCGGTGGTTGGAGAAAGTGTGGTTATTAGTTACGAGAAGGAGCTTGACGATACCATGTCCAAGCAATTGATGGGTGAAAGTGTGTCATTTGTTCACCACAATAACGAAAATGGCGACATTTACGTTAACCCGGTCTTATCCGATTTTATGAATGTCTCTTACAGTAACCCCAACGGCAAAGCTGATCTCTTCGTTAATCCTATCATTGCAGAAAACATCAAGATTAAGGATGCCTTCTCACAAACAGAAGACGTGCTTCGTAATTGTGCTGTTATGCGTTTACGCCAAATTATCAACTTATTACCGGAAAACATCTCAGAACAATTTATGTCACAAAATGTGTTTAACTTCGACCATTACCTGGCTACTCAACTGGGCAGTTTGCCTGGAGGTAGTTTATCGGATGTGATAATCAACCAAGTTACTAGACACCTGGTGAAGGAAATCCTTCAGAACCATGCGCAACACATTACGGATGTTTCGGATGAGCGCGAACTTGAAACGTATCTAACATACATAATTAGCACAACATTGGAACATTCCACATTACCAGCAATGGCTCCCTACTGTAAGGGTCTTGATATTTCTTCCAAGCTACGTTATGAGCAATTATATAGGCTATTGGCAGGGAAATCAGGTAACCAAAGGTTTAACCAGATTCTTTCACGTCTTGCTTCACAGTCCCCCGGGGCCGACACCAATGAGGACTTTGAGGAGATGGTGACAAAGTTGAAGGATATACCTAACATTGAGCTGCCCGCAGAAATTCAAAAGCGATTGAGGATGATGCCACCTGGCAAATTGCCGACTGATTTGGCAGAGGACATTGCCCGTTATTTGTCAGAATTGCTTTTGAATAACGAAACCGAGCAGCAATTATCTAAATTGAGAGGAAATTACCATTCAAATGTTCAAGATGCCGTTTCAAATTATATTTTGAACAGACTGCAGACACCACATATGGTTACCGTGGTTTGATCTAAGAATGCATTTTTATTTGATTTTGGTTTAGATTCTACTGGAAGTAGAAACATTTATAATTGGTTCAAGATTTTTAACGAAgtaactatatatactaattTATTATCAATTAACATATTTTCGTTCCATTATATTGTGATGAGTTTTATAGAAACTACTACGTGTCTTATATAATAGATCTGTTCAGAGACATTAGTTATGAAATTCCCACCCTTGATTTCTAGGCACCAAAATTTGTTATGAATAGAACGAAGTGCATGATGAGTTCCGTAACGACAGATAAATCAATAATTACATCGATATTGGTTAAAATCAGTTTGTAATCTATAGAACAACGTCATCGATCTTCCGGATAGTGGGTCCATTACCAAACTGTGAATTACAACAAAACGACATTAATCATGGTGTTAATAAAATACGAAATTTAATGATCAACATTAAATGAATAACATGTAAAGCAAAAGTATAATCATATAGACAAATAGATAAAATCAATTTGAATCAAAGCAGATTATTCACCATTAGTTTGACCAGATGTTTATGGACATGTTTGCGATCCGTTATGACATACTCCCGTAACACGTGTGGGTTACATTATACACTGGAAACAACGGTATAATACCGTTTACATGTCTCATTTATCCAGATGACCATAATTATCCCATGAAAACATTATGGGCATTTACGTTGCAGGATACGTTCAAGCCCATGCTCTTGACAGTCTTCACGAGTGATGCATAATGACTCAAACATGCCAAAGGAAGCAAGAATAGAAGCGCCTATAAAACTACTGTATTGTTGTTCATCACCTCCAACTGACATAAAAAGAGGACTTTCAACATCTGCGAAACTGTGAGAAAATAGAGATATAAATTACCTGGCATACGATTTGCAAAACGTCTTTCCAAAAGAGGTAGCACAGCGGAATGCCTAGTAGTACCCCCAGACAAAATTACCGTCTTTATAGCATCTGGTATACAGACGCTAGAAACCAGCTGTCGGGCTGCACCGTAAGATTCCGCCAACAATCCATCGAGCCCAGTGAGCCCATTTAAAAACTGGCCTAGTGGTATCATTTCATGCTCATTTCGTGACGGTATAATGTGAAGGGACTCCATTGATTGAAAAGCCTTTGAATCTTCGAGATAATTTGCATCATTAAAGAGCGAACGGCAAAATATCCCTGATAACGATTTGCCAACTGTTGTATCTAAAAATGTGCCATCAGGGAGAACAAAACACGAATTTGTGTTTTCCATAGCAACACCCAGGTTTTCTCCTGAAGAACAACATGTTTCTTTTACTCTGGATATGGCATATAGTTGAGCATACTCATAGTACGCTTTACGTACATACGGCAAGCTACGTAATCCAACAGAGTTGACATAATCGTTAgttttttgtattttaccTTTTAATGCATCTTCGGTTTTGACTGGCTTGATGTACTCAAACGACGGTCGTATTATGGTGCCGATTTGGGACATGTAGTTTAACAATATTCGATTCATAATGGTACCGCCTATTGGTTCTTCTTTTATAGTTTCTTGTATAACAAATCCCTCTGAAACAACTGATACATTGCTACAAGCTCCGCCGACATCAACAACAATACCACTGCCCCTTGCACTTGCATAACATGATAACGCAGCCcgtttacacatataaAACTTGTTAACACGTTGACATTCCACCAAAACGTCGGCCAACGTGTTACGAAACTGTGGAGTATGAAGATTGGGTTCAGTAGCAATGACGGTACCACCTTCCATCAATTCATCCACACCCTTTGAGCTGGTTGCGCATTCTAATAGCTTGTCAGTTATGTCGTGTTTCAAATTGTATTCACCGTTATCATATGTAATGGCAGAAATCGGAATCGAATTGTCATGTTTTTCCTTAGGGTTGAGAGGAAATATAGCATAATCCAACCAATTACCTCCATTACCACCAGAAAAGTCACACACATCAGTTTCATTACGCTTTAAATTGGGTTTGCCAAAGAATGGAGGAGCAATGAAGGATGGAAGTTTGTCTCCTACTCTTCCAATCCTAATGGTGACAGTGCCGAAGTCAATAATAAACGGTTTCACGCTCATCATGTATTACCATTGCGATTAATATGCACAAAATGAAAAAAACAATTGGGAAGTTACATTTGAGCTTAGATAATGAATAGATAGCAATAATAACACCGCCAGATGCAAAACAAAAAGTGGTGTATACacgcaatatatattaatgtatATGGATTCTTAAGGATGACACTCTCCGAATCAGAGAAAATAACAATTtacttttcatttttataccGTTAGTTTTTTGTAAGACATCTCATCAGGCTCCAATATAAGTAACTTTATTCAATTTATATGTTCGACATACATGTATCGATTTTGTTACTATAAAGTCGCTATGCAGATGTAATTTGTAGTTATTTACAAACTGAGTTTTACAGTAACCACTTATCACCCATGAATTTCGTTAGTAGTATCATTAAATATTGATAGCTTCACACAGCTTAATAGTTAGCATCACTAATTTTAAGTTGTAGAAACCCGTTATTAATGGTCATGGCTCATGAccatattttttatatacTGGAAGCATTTATTAAATACGTTATTTGTCTCATTTAGAATTATGCTAAAGTCCATTCAGATGAACATGCAGTCATTAGAATCAATGACCAAAATATTCCTGTCAAATTTCCAGACATGGTTTGTGTATTGCTTTGAAGTGTTGTTTTTCTAAAATTTCCACTTCGGCAACAACAATCTTTTCATTGTTGTGTATCAATATGAGTAGTACAATCTGTATCATTCCCGAGATCATCCCAATGAAGTTAGGGGCAATTACTATGTAATCCCATATGATGAACCCGTAACACAAAGTGAAAAAAGATCCAATAAAGTTAGCCAACGATATTTCCGTCGGCATCGCTGAAGTACTCCTTTGTTTCATAATTTCTCTTATGGAGAAGAGCGGTGCGATATAAGAGAAAGCCTGGATAGATCCACCAAAAAGGCCAATGAAGTTGAGATAACTCGTAGTATCTAAACCTATATAACTCATTCCAAGAACCATGCAGCATATAGCAGAAATCTTATAGAATAAGTGAAGAATGCGCATCTGATGTGAATCCTGGCAGTACCGGTGAAAAATCAGAATATACGAGCAGCTAAGGACAAAACCTATGACAAAACATTAACATCAAATTAAATTAAGGCGCTATACTAGATAAAGTACTCAAGGAAttgcaaaatattaaatacTAGCATAATGAAAGACGATGCCTCTATCAAATTAGACAATATGAatcaaatatgatatatataggataGCAATCATATGGACTTACTTGGAATGCTAGATAGGATGATAACCGTATTGTAGCAAATCAGTCCATATAGCGACCATAAGAAATTAGCAAAGGCAACTGTGACAAAATTCAAGGTCTTCAAATTGCCCGTTGATTTGTTATAACGCACAGTCATAACAGTATGCAATGGTATAAGTTGCGTGATTATTGAAGATAAAACAGTTCCACAGCCAATGAGGTAGTTGAAATCGGTCTGTATCATTTCTCTTGCCCACACCATAAGCCTTCCAACAAGTGGAGTATCACCCGGATTGTCATCATTAGCTTCTAAAGCCTCATCATGTGTAACTATTGGCTGCCTTTGCACTACTTCCGAGCTATTAATCGATGTTGAGGATTTTGTCATGTCCGGGGCAGTTTCAACTATGTCATTATTTTCACTAGAATCGTCAACAAATGCAAGCTTGGGTTTTGCTTCCCCCGTCATCACAGTCTTTTGTGTTTCCTTTGCATCTGCAATACTCATGTCACGAATAATCGGTGAACTTGTTATAGGCTTCAGAGGTTCTGTATGTTCAGGACTGGGGGAAACGACATTAAGCAGTATCCCGTCCCCGATAATATTCTCATCATTATTAACATCATCTTGACAAATAACGGTTCCTCTAATTAATGCGATGCCAAGCAGCCAAAATTGCGCCAACCGCCACTTACGCGGCATATTGGCGCGCGGGAAGAAAACACTCCCCTTATCACTACTTTTTTAACGACGAACCGACGTATTTGCAAAAGAAAGAAAAAATACACACCACTATATCTATAGCTACTGCACATTTATTGAGAGTTGACGACCGAATCTGGTATACCTGCTGCCCAATCTATGCGTGttgtacacatttatgGAGATCCTTCCTAATATTCCTGGAATAGAACAACATGTATTTGGAGACATATACTTTGGTTACTTTGTACCTACCGTATTGCGTGGTCGTTCAGATGCGTTCCAGCGTGATATCAATGCCATACTGTCTGAATGGGTTTTGCTTTCTTTGAATGGTGGATTTGATAAGTTTATTGAGGTATGCGGACAATTAGTTACGCTTTATGTTAGTATATATGTCActtaaatgatatatgttCAAATGTTTAAGTAATTCTTCGCAGAGAGATAGCGACTTTGGTTTGAAATTGTTTGGCACCATATTCCGAGAACTGTGCTTTTCAAAGATTTTGACAACCCATCCATTAGAATCGATTAGTACTGTGTGGGAAGTATTTTGGGGTGTTTTGGCAGGTGGGTGGGATGTTCACATTGTGGAACAATCATTGGCAGATTGTTTTAACAGTACAATACGTGAAGATGAGGACCAGGTTTGGTTACTTCGTAGAAGTGGCTGCATTTACATAATGTtttatctatatcattgtCAGTCGAATTCCAACATCCTTCCCATTCCGCTTGCAGTTGGTAAGATCTTACTTCGATGCGTACAACGTTATATAGAGACCATAACGAATTGCGTTGATACCTGTTTTGTAATATCACGAAAGTTCTCTATTTCAACAGTATTAGAGGTGTTCATCTTCCTTCTGAGGAGACACTGTATTCGTGTTTGTCTGATCGACGGACTCCAATATATTCCGCAGGATAGGACTGGGAGGCCAATGGGTTCGGCGATTAACGAGGACTACAATTGAACCAAGGTATGAGTTATTCTTAAACGTATATTAAGGTAATATCCCTAAATTGCGAATTTATGTAACATTTTTATCAAGTAGTACCATTGAACTGGATGACATCCTTTCTAACTTACGTGTCACTATTGTGCAGCGTGTAAAGCTGGATCGTGTTTTCTTAAACTTTAATGCtttgaatataaacatacttAGATATTGTTCCTAACTGCAAATGTGCTGCCTTCTCCACTAAAGCTACGCCGATAACATCTGGTGTATTAAAAAGAAATACTTTGCCAACTAGAGGCACCATAAAGTGGTAAGTTTTTTGATCGCTTTGTTAAAATTCCGCTGATAGACTTGATCAATTCGTCGTGATTATATCCTTGAAGATTCTTTTGGTCAACATGGTACACTTCGGTCAAGTGATAATGGGACCACCCGGTTCGGGCAAATCTACTTACTGCGCAGGTGCGAAACAGCTTCTGACAAGATTAGGACGTCCTACAGCAATAATTAATTTAGATCCACAGGCAAACGTATTTGAGTTACCGTATAAACCGGATATTGATATCCGCGAATTAGTGGATTGTTGTAATGTGGCCAATACGTATGATTTGGGGCCAAATGCATCCTTGTTGTTTGCAATGGACTACCTGCTTGCAAATTTGGATTGGCTTATACAGAAGGTACATTCATTGGGCAATGTATACCTCCTTTACGATATACCAGGGCAAATAGAGTTATTTACCCATCACACATCTCTCAAGAAAATAGTAGATACTCTCCAGTGTAGGCATGATCATATACTTACCGGGGTCAATCTAATAGATTCTACACTCTGTGCCGATCCATACAAGTATGTTGCAGCCTTATTGGCATCGTTGAGTTGTCAAATTTTTATACATCTACCTCATGTTAACGTCCTAAGCAAATTGGATGTGCTATGTatgatatcgcaagatTTGGCTTTCAATCTAGAATTTTACACTTCCGTAGCTTCTTTAGAAGAATTATTATGTCATTTCAAAAACTCGTTTTCGTATCGGCATGATGAAAGTTTCGAAAGGTTCGTTAGAGCCCTATGTGAGTTGGTTGATGATTTTAATCTCATATCCTTTGCCACACTGGATGTTCAAAACGTTACATCCATGATTAAATTGTTAAGAGTCATAGACAAAGCAATGGGCTACCTAACAACAGGAGGCATAGAtgattataatatagatGAGTATTTAGAAATTGATTACAGAGCCAGCCTATGTGTTGAAActacaaaaaataaatttCTTGAGGGATAATAAGGACATGTTTATTCACAGAGTTTTGGTGTAGTATATCGGGTATACTCCTTGTTACACTGATTCAAAAAAGGGTATTTGCCGATCGTACTGAAAACTCCATCTAAGTAACACGGTGATAAGTTTTACCTAGATATCATACACGCCAAAATATAGTTAATAATGAAAACGGTATGATCACAATTTATTTATCCAGTGATTGTACATGTATGTAAATTCGAACGTTCTAACTATACAAGAAACCAGGAATTATTTTTTAGTGGACGTTCGGCAAAGTTGCGTCTGTTATATGTATGCTATTTTGCATGGTCTGTCCTGATAATTCTGTCAACCAATCCGTATTGTAGGCTTTCTTCAGCTGACATGAACTGTTCACGTTCTAAATCCTTAGCTATGTTGTCCAAAGGCTGATTAGTTACTTGGCTGTATAATTTCTGCAAGATTCGCTTCATATTAAGCATATATTGAGCCTGGCTTCTGATTTGCTCTGCTGACCCTTCCAGTGTCCCAGCGGGTTGATGCATAACAACTCTTGAATGAGGTAGAGCTGAGCGCATCCCCGGTGTTCCAGAGGCCAGCAGTAGCGAAGCCGTTGCACTGCAGAAGCCAACATTTATTGTTGCAATTTTAGACTTCAGGTGTTTAATCGTATCatataatgttataccAGCGGTAGATGGGCCACCCTGGCTATTGATATACAACGTGATTGGTTTCTCATTGGAGTCGCTATCGAGACATAGAAGTGTGCCGATGATCATATTAGTGTAGCTCTCATCGAGAGATTGACTGACAAATAGAATACGTTCTCTATATAACCTTGTATGAATATCATGGAATTCAGATCGCTGGGTTCCAGGTATTTTGTACTCCACGAGAGGCACACCTAAAGGCGTCATAAACAACTTGTCGGTTAAATAGTTGCTGCAAGGCTTGTAATACCTGTTTCTACGTTCTATTTTAAAAGTGGCAATAAATCCCTACAAAATCATTACATCAGTATAGAGATCATGCAATAGCAATGGTCCATAAAGTATCTGAAGTAACCTTTGTCATGACCGTGCATTTCCACATTAACATACCTGTAGAAGCACTATGATAGTTAATATTCCGGTGATACAATGCATCGTTGCCATATGCTACGTGGAGAATGATCAACATTGTCAGTTACTTATCGTAGCCGAAAGACCAACTAAGGTAGGTGTTCtaacaaaataacaatgcTTTATTCTTCGGCATTCGACATAACGAGGAAGGGCCACAAAATAGGACAATTACGTGCTATTGGCGCTCGACGCTTTGCAAGGTATTTCACTGACGTATATAATGTACACACATTCTGTTACATAAAAGACCGTCGTTTTAATACCaaatatggaatatatgaTGTAGGAGCATTATAGTGAAAAAGGAAAGTGTTTTCGGTATTAGTATATTTAGCTACAATAATCTCATAATGATCATCCTTTGTTCGACATTTTAAGAAAATGGAGTGTATATCTAACAAATAATGGGCATCTAACCAGAAAGCATTGAAGTGAAATCAAATGAACTGTGTACTAGGTAGATTCCACTGTGCATAGAGTTTTCACATCCATGGGACACATAAGCAGGTTAAATAGCATGAAAAAAGAAATGATGTTTATTATTCAACCACACTAGCTGAAAATCGTAATAAATACCTGTATACTTGGTAAACAGAAGGGGAAACATCATCGGTCACCTAACGTGTTATCTTCATTGTTGGGTTCGTCCGACGCATGCCCATCCCATAGTACTGAAGGCATACCTTATTCTTTGCAAGAATCCCATAGGATTCTCTAGCCTTGAGGTATCCCGCCATTTGatttgcaaatatatataagcGCTGCGCTATTGTTCGCACACGAACATTATTCCGTGCACTCACTTGTTTTAGACAGAGTTTCACACAGTGTCATTTGACCCTATTTTTCTTTTTAATTTTTTGGGAAAACATTTGTCTTCAAGATGGCAGACGTCATTATGCATCACGGAAATGCTTCAGTCTTGTTCATTGGACACCCAATGATGGACATGTTTGCACGTGTTGACGATTCCGTTGTGGAGCGTTTCTCTGTGCCCAAGGGTGAATCCAACATTGTTAGCCAAGAAGTGTTCGATGAGTTGAACAGTATGATCAAGCTTGAGAAGGTTACTCCAGGTGGATTGTCTAGCACTATGGCTTTTGCTTACCTTGGTGGTATCGTCAGCTTCTTCGGTATTGTGGGTGACGACGCCTATGGTAAACAATTTTACAAGGCTGTAAAGTCTCAAGGAGTAAAAATGTACACTCCGTTTAGGAAAGGCGTACCAACAAGCAGGCTTTTGTCCCTTATTACTCCTGACCATGAACGTACTATGTACCTATCTATGGGTGCTTCCCACACGCTCACTGTAAACGATATTAAGCCTAGTATTATGGACAAGCACGACTACTTTGCAGTCAATGGATTCGTTTTTTCTGGTCCTGACCAAGTTATCTTTACGAACATGATGGTTGGAGAGTCCCTTCGTCGTGGAAAGGGTGTTATCACCCTCATTGCCAATCCTTTCTGTGTTCGTGTCAACGGTCACTTCTTGAAGCCAATTATTGACAGATCTGAATACGTTTCTGGTAACATAGAAGAGTACTCTaacttgtacaacatgCACGACAGGTC
Proteins encoded in this region:
- a CDS encoding ATP binding family protein, which codes for MVHFGQVIMGPPGSGKSTYCAGAKQLLTRLGRPTAIINLDPQANVFELPYKPDIDIRELVDCCNVANTYDLGPNASLLFAMDYLLANLDWLIQKVHSLGNVYLLYDIPGQIELFTHHTSLKKIVDTLQCRHDHILTGVNLIDSTLCADPYKYVAALLASLSCQIFIHLPHVNVLSKLDVLCMISQDLAFNLEFYTSVASLEELLCHFKNSFSYRHDESFERFVRALCELVDDFNLISFATLDVQNVTSMIKLLRVIDKAMGYLTTGGIDDYNIDEYLEIDYRASLCVETTKNKFLEG
- a CDS encoding Mtn3/RAG1IP-like family protein gives rise to the protein MPRKWRLAQFWLLGIALIRGTVICQDDVNNDENIIGDGILLNVVSPSPEHTEPLKPITSSPIIRDMSIADAKETQKTVMTGEAKPKLAFVDDSSENNDIVETAPDMTKSSTSINSSEVVQRQPIVTHDEALEANDDNPGDTPLVGRLMVWAREMIQTDFNYLIGCGTVLSSIITQLIPLHTVMTVRYNKSTGNLKTLNFVTVAFANFLWSLYGLICYNTVIILSSIPSFVLSCSYILIFHRYCQDSHQMRILHLFYKISAICCMVLGMSYIGLDTTSYLNFIGLFGGSIQAFSYIAPLFSIREIMKQRSTSAMPTEISLANFIGSFFTLCYGFIIWDYIVIAPNFIGMISGMIQIVLLILIHNNEKIVVAEVEILEKQHFKAIHKPCLEI
- a CDS encoding ATP-dependent Clp protease proteolytic subunit family protein produces the protein MATMHCITGILTIIVLLQGFIATFKIERRNRYYKPCSNYLTDKLFMTPLGVPLVEYKIPGTQRSEFHDIHTRLYRERILFVSQSLDESYTNMIIGTLLCLDSDSNEKPITLYINSQGGPSTAGITLYDTIKHLKSKIATINVGFCSATASLLLASGTPGMRSALPHSRVVMHQPAGTLEGSAEQIRSQAQYMLNMKRILQKLYSQVTNQPLDNIAKDLEREQFMSAEESLQYGLVDRIIRTDHAK
- a CDS encoding adenosine kinase family protein; this encodes MADVIMHHGNASVLFIGHPMMDMFARVDDSVVERFSVPKGESNIVSQEVFDELNSMIKLEKVTPGGLSSTMAFAYLGGIVSFFGIVGDDAYGKQFYKAVKSQGVKMYTPFRKGVPTSRLLSLITPDHERTMYLSMGASHTLTVNDIKPSIMDKHDYFAVNGFVFSGPDQVIFTNMMVGESLRRGKGVITLIANPFCVRVNGHFLKPIIDRSEYVSGNIEEYSNLYNMHDRSELRKYLASRTAGETPINKAIILTLGPEGAIIFHHGEEFFIPAAECDVVDTTGAGDFFAGSVLYGMLNGYTLQKSGEFARVIVGDLISHIGCTLSPEVRAKVDAIKMEA
- a CDS encoding Actin family protein; translation: MMSVKPFIIDFGTVTIRIGRVGDKLPSFIAPPFFGKPNLKRNETDVCDFSGGNGGNWLDYAIFPLNPKEKHDNSIPISAITYDNGEYNLKHDITDKLLECATSSKGVDELMEGGTVIATEPNLHTPQFRNTLADVLVECQRVNKFYMCKRAALSCYASARGSGIVVDVGGACSNVSVVSEGFVIQETIKEEPIGGTIMNRILLNYMSQIGTIIRPSFEYIKPVKTEDALKGKIQKTNDYVNSVGLRSLPYVRKAYYEYAQLYAISRVKETCCSSGENLGVAMENTNSCFVLPDGTFLDTTVGKSLSGIFCRSLFNDANYLEDSKAFQSMESLHIIPSRNEHEMIPLGQFLNGLTGLDGLLAESYGAARQLVSSVCIPDAIKTVILSGGTTRHSAVLPLLERRFANRMPDVESPLFMSVGGDEQQYSSFIGASILASFGMFESLCITREDCQEHGLERILQRKCP
- a CDS encoding uncharacterized protein (encoded by transcript variant A - alternatively spliced), with product MEILPNIPGIEQHVFGDIYFGYFVPTVLRGRSDAFQRDINAILSEWVLLSLNGGFDKFIERDSDFGLKLFGTIFRELCFSKILTTHPLESISTVWEVFWGVLADCFNSTIREDEDQVWLLRRSGCIYIMFYLYHCQSNSNILPIPLAVETITNCVDTCFVISRKFSISTVLEVFIFLLRRHCIRDRTGRPMGSAINEDYN
- a CDS encoding uncharacterized protein (encoded by transcript variant B - alternatively spliced), coding for MEILPNIPGIEQHVFGDIYFGYFVPTVLRGRSDAFQRDINAILSEWVLLSLNGGFDKFIERDSDFGLKLFGTIFRELCFSKILTTHPLESISTVWEVFWGVLADCFNSTIREDEDQVWLLRRSGCIYIMFYLYHCQSNSNILPIPLAVETITNCVDTCFVISRKFSISTVLEVFIFLLRRHCIRVCLIDGLQYIPQDRTGRPMGSAINEDYN